From one Oculatellaceae cyanobacterium genomic stretch:
- a CDS encoding aminodeoxychorismate/anthranilate synthase component II, whose amino-acid sequence MILVIDNYDSFTYNLVQYLGELGNQLPVASEIQVYRNDQISLEQIRKLQPDGIVISPGPGRPEDAGVSLEIIQQLGATVPILGVCLGHQSIGQVFGGKVVSAPILMHGKTSEIYHTNVGVFRNLENPFTATRYHSLVIERQTCPDILEITAWVDDGTIMGVRHRNYPHVEGVQFHPESILTSSGKLLLRNFLESLPVPAISS is encoded by the coding sequence TTGATTCTTGTTATTGATAACTATGACAGCTTCACCTACAATTTGGTACAGTATTTAGGAGAATTGGGTAATCAGTTGCCTGTTGCTAGTGAAATTCAGGTTTACCGTAATGATCAAATATCCTTGGAGCAAATTCGGAAGCTGCAACCAGATGGAATTGTAATTTCTCCTGGGCCAGGTCGTCCAGAAGATGCTGGTGTTTCCCTAGAGATAATTCAACAATTAGGAGCAACAGTACCGATTTTAGGTGTTTGTCTGGGGCATCAAAGTATTGGTCAGGTATTTGGCGGAAAAGTGGTTTCTGCTCCAATTTTAATGCACGGTAAAACTTCAGAAATTTATCACACAAATGTTGGTGTTTTCCGTAACTTAGAAAATCCCTTTACTGCTACCCGCTATCATAGTTTGGTAATTGAACGGCAAACTTGTCCAGATATTCTGGAAATCACTGCTTGGGTTGACGATGGCACAATTATGGGTGTAAGACACCGGAACTATCCGCACGTTGAAGGAGTCCAATTTCATCCAGAGAGTATCCTGACTTCTTCAGGAAAACTGTTATTGCGGAAT